Below is a genomic region from Lonsdalea populi.
TCGCCCAGCGTCTTCCGGAGTCGCTGATCGCGGAAGTCCGGCGGCGTCAGCGCCAGTATCATCATCGTTTTCACGCGGTAGCGATGTCCGATCACGGGAAACCAGGCATCTTGCATATTTTTGACCATATCTGGCGCTTCAACACTGGGCTGAAAAGCCGTTTGCAGCGTCGTCTGCACCACTCGAAAAGCTGAGCGGCCGCTCGGCTTTTTCCAACATCGCCGTGATAGACGTTGCTTCAACCCGCCATTCGCAGTAAAACGCAGAAACAGACAACAATAGAGACGTGTTATGGCCGACAGCTATTCAATGGACGAACTCGACCGCAGTATCCTCGGCGCGCTGATGGAAAATGCGCGGACACCTTATGCGGAACTCGCCAAGCAGTTCGCGGTCAGCCCCGGCACCATCCATGTCCGGGTAGAAAAAATGAAGCAGGCTGGCATTATCGTCGGCACGCGTCTGGACGTGAATCCCAAGCAGCTGGGTTACGACGTATGCTGTTTTATCGGCATTATCCTGAAGAGCGCCAAAGATTACCCCTCCGCGCTCGAAAAGCTGAATAACCTCGAAGAAGTGGTGGAAGCCTATTACACCACCGGGCACTACAGCGTGTTCATCAAGGTGATGTGTCGCTCTATCGATGCGTTGCAGGATGTACTTATCAACAAGATCCAGACCATTGATGAAATTCAGTCCACGGAGACGCTGATCTCCCTGCAAAACCCCATCATGCGGACTATCACGCCCTGAGTCTTTTTTTCTATCCCCCTATTATCCACAGGTAGATCCCACCAAAATCACAGCGTACAATGGCCGTCTTTTCATCCGACGGGATCGTGTATGACCCATATCACTCTTATTAGCGGTAGCACGCTTGGCAGCGCGGAGTACGTCGCAGAGCATCTGGAAACCCTGCTGCAACAGGCTAACTTTTCCACCACGCTGTTGCATGGCCCCGAACTCAGCGAGGTTTCTACGCAAGGGTTATGGCTGGTGATCACCTCTACGCATGGCGCTGGTGACTTGCCAGACAACTTGAAAACGTTGTTTGAGGAAATAGAAGCGAATAAGCCCGATTTATCGGAGATCCGTTTTGGCGCTATCGGGATAGGCAGTAAAGAGTACGACACATACTGTGGTGCGATCCTGACGGTCGATCGCATTTTGCAGGATCGTGGAGCCAAAAGGATCGGCGAAATCCTTAAGATCGACATTACCCAACACGAAATACCGGAGGATCCAGCGGAAGAATGGCTGGGATCGTGGACTAATTTACTCAGATAATGCCTTTTTTCATCCTTTTATCTGTGGATAAAGTGCCTTACAACAAGGGTAAAACCGGTAGTTATCCCAATAACAACTGCCGCTCGTTTTCTGACCTGTGCATAACTCCCCATTCGGATCCCAGCTT
It encodes:
- the asnC gene encoding transcriptional regulator AsnC translates to MADSYSMDELDRSILGALMENARTPYAELAKQFAVSPGTIHVRVEKMKQAGIIVGTRLDVNPKQLGYDVCCFIGIILKSAKDYPSALEKLNNLEEVVEAYYTTGHYSVFIKVMCRSIDALQDVLINKIQTIDEIQSTETLISLQNPIMRTITP
- the mioC gene encoding FMN-binding protein MioC; the encoded protein is MTHITLISGSTLGSAEYVAEHLETLLQQANFSTTLLHGPELSEVSTQGLWLVITSTHGAGDLPDNLKTLFEEIEANKPDLSEIRFGAIGIGSKEYDTYCGAILTVDRILQDRGAKRIGEILKIDITQHEIPEDPAEEWLGSWTNLLR